The genomic DNA GATGGTCAGCGGAATGATATTGAATGCTACGGGCAATGAGACCGGTGTGACTGTGAATGGTGTAGTGGCTGTTGTTTACAATGGCCGGTTCTTTGTGAATCATCTGCCATTGGTTGAAGGTGGAAATATAATTACGGTTAACGCAGTTGATACAGCAGGCAATATGTCCGCAACTTCAATCACTGTTTTTGCAGATACCACAAAACCGTATGTGACATTGAACTCTAATATCGAATCCGGCATTTCGCCTTTTGATGCGTATTTCTCAGTTGATACATCTATCCCGAATTCTGTATCAACCTATCAGATGGATGGTAATTATGAGGGGAGCTTTGATCTTGACTACACAGGCGCTGTTTTTGATGATGTATCATTTACTTATGCATACGAAGGCGTTTACTATCCAATGATATTGGTCACGGATTCAGCAGGCAATGGATATACTGATACCATTGCGGTAGTTGTTCAGGATAAAGTGGAACTGGATGATATTTTCATAGGAAAGTGGATACACATGAGAGATGACCTTATTGCTGGCGAGACTGAGTTAGCCCTAACCGTTTTTATCGATAATAATAAAGATAAATATAGAACTGTTTTTGAAGCTCTTAGCCCTCAATTGCCAACAATTATGGGAACATTTATCGAGTTTAATATTGTTGATGTTAAGGGAAACGTAGCTGAATATGAAATCGTTGCAGATGAAAATGGTGTTTTGTATTCATATCCTGGAACTTTAATCAAAGATGGCACCGGCATATGGAAATTTAATGACTTTTAATAAGGAGACTTTCATGCGAATATTCGGCCATTTGGCAATGATGGTTATCATGTCTGTTTTTTTAACAACAACAGCCTCTGCTTTTCTGATTCGATATGACGGGCCATATGAAGGAAGAGTAATTGACGCTGAAACAAAACAGCCTATTGAAGGGGTGGTGGTACTTGGTGTGTGGTATAAACAAATACCTAATGTGGCAGGTTCAAACAGTATTTATTATGATGCAAAAGAGACCGTGACGGATAAAAACGGAGAATTCAGGATTGAAGGTTTGGGGCTAAAGATATTCAGTTATGTAGGCACAATGCATGTTCTCTTATTTAAAGCAGGACATGAGTACTTAGGTTTATGGCCATGGGAGACATTGAAAGAGGATGGAATGCTTAGAGAAAGCATTAAATGGGAAGGAGAAAAAGCGATTATCCCTTTGAAGAAGTTTACGATGGAGGAGAGAAAGAAGAGGCATGCCGATAAGGAGCTCATTCCAGATCAAAAGCAAAAGTTACTGATAAGGGAATTAAATAAAGAATACAAAGAACTGGGCATTCCGCTTTATCCGGAGGTTGATTAAATCATGAAGTTAGGCAAAATTTTCTATTTTATAGTCGCTGGCTTCTTTGCTATTTCATTAAATCATAAAGCATTTGCATGGAATGAGGAAACTCATAAGAATCTCTCTCAGGATGCTGTAGAAAATTCAATTTTGCAACTCTCCCAAGGTGATTATATGAGCAAACTGGGATATGAAAATGGATTAAATGAGAAATTCTCATGGAATAATAAATCTCAATCTATTTTATTATGGGTCAGGGAAGGCGCTCAGCTTGAGGATGCTGATGCTATTTTTGGCAAAGCAAGATATGTAAATCATTTTCATAATCCGACAAAAGAATGGAATAGTGCGGGGCTTAATGATATTACAAGTGGAATGTCTTCTCTTTTATGGGCGCAATATAGTGCGAAACAAGCGACCTTTACAGAGGAAGATTGGTCATGGGAGAAGATCAGGCAGGTTTATTACTGGGCATTAATTTCACCGACTGAAGAGCAAAGACAGATAAATTTTGCTCAGACCTTCAGAGGGCTTGGCCATCAGATGCACCTTATTCAGGATATGGCCCAGCCTGATCATGTAAAAAATGATGCCCATCCAATTGATGGGTTAGGTTGGACAAATGGATTAGAGACGTGGGCAACTGACAATCCTGTGACAATAAAATCTTTTTCTTCATCTCCTGCATTTCCACAGGTAGCTTTAAATGTTGACATCAACTATGAAGGTAATATCTATTCTCCTATTACACAGTTTATCGATACGAAGCAGTATAGTGGCAGTTTAATTCCAGGTACGAGCCTCACATGGGGATTGTCAGAATATACCAATTCAAATTTTGTCAGTGACGACACGATATTTACCGAGAACTTTAGTCAAAGCAACAAGCATTATTTCCCTTATCCACGATATAGCCCAGAGAGCTATGTGATGCATGAGATAGATCTTCCAGATTTCAAAAAGAGAATATATCTAAGAAAACAAGGAGATGGTGAAAATATTGAGCACTTTGCTACTGCCGGGCCACTTTATAAGTATCTTAGCTTTGATCCTGCGCTTCAACGAGACGAATTAAAACTTGATCCGGTAGTACATCATGATTACGCCGAAATGCTCATCCCCCGCGCTGCAGGCTATTCCGCAGGGCTGTTGAATTACTTCTTCAGGGGAGATATTGACCTTATTTCTGAAGGCGGAGGTTATGTGATTACCAATAACTCTGCTGAAGAGATGGAAGGTATGTTTGAGCTTTATCAAGAAGATAGTAACGGAGTTAGAACCAGGATATGGAACGGTCAGTTGGTTTTAGGCCCATCCGGTTCTGGAAGTAATCATAGTGGCAATGTAAGTTTTCCGGGGACTGCTGGTAAGTATATGCTTGTCTTCAGTGGAAGGATCGGGAATGAATATGGCGCAGTTGCAGGGCGATTAATAGAATTATATCGGCTTGACATCATATCGCCGGGCAACGGGACGGTGACGAGCAGTGATGGAGGAATAAACTGCAGGAGTAACTGTTCTCTGGGTTATCTTAAAGGAACAGTAATCACTCTGACTGCTGTTGCGAATCCTGGCTGGATGTTTAGCGGTTGGTCGGCAGCGGAATGTCCCGGCACAGGAGATTGTGTCATAACATTAAACAAAGATACTGCCATAACACCAAGTTTTTCAGCACATCTAACCTGGTCAGCAGAGCCTGTTTCATACCCTCGCTACGGCGGTTATGTAGGCACTAATGGTGGGCATACGTCTATTGCCGTGGACTCCCTAAACCGTGTGCATATCGGTTATTATTTTGCTGATCCTATTGATCGTAACTTGCGAGAAGACTATTATCACGCAGTTAAAGTGAATGGTTCATGGAGTGGCAATCTGCTTGGAGGATACTCCAACCTTGAGTACACAGGACAGTATTCGTCCATGACTGTGGATTTATCAGATAATGTATATACTACTTTTCTTAAATACCAATACAATTATTCTCTCATGTATGCCACGAACGCTCCTTCCGGCGCATGGAATTATAATTCTATCAACGGCTCTGCTTCCTTTGGACAGACATCGATCAAAACTGATTCTTCAGGCTATGTGCATATAAGTTTTTCAGGTTCCGGCCAGAAATATATGACAAATGCTCCATCAGGCTCATGGGTTTCCACTGCAATTGATTCCAATTCTATTTCAAACAATTATTCCTCTATAGCAGTGGATTCATTTGATAAGCCGCACATAAGTTTTTACAGTACTGGCGGCCTTTGGCATGCAGCACAAAATGATCAGGGAATATGGAGCAAAGAGAAGATTGACAATAGCGGAACGTACACATCTATCGCGATTGATTCATTGGACAACGTGCATATCAGTTACTTTTCCGGCAGCGCACTCAAGTACGCGACAAACAAAGATGTTGTGCCGGGATATGGAAATTGCCCTGGCAATATTAACTGGAATTGTGCAGTGGTAGACAGTTCAGGAGGCGCATATACCTCTATTGCTTTAGACTCATCAGATAGAGTGCATATCAGTTATAATGCCGGTGGATATCTAAAACATGCTTATGGTTCTTACGGACTTTGGAATCTGGAAGCTGTTTACACTATCGCCTCTAACAGCAACACATCTATAGCAGTGGATTCATCAAACGTCGTGCATATCAGTTACAAAAACAGCGGCAATCAGATAATACATGCATTTGCGAATCTGCCGTAGGTTGTCTGCACGCTTATGCTTCAGAACTGTTTTAACGATACATCTAACCAGTGAGAATCCTTGCTCACTAAAATCATTCCTTAATCACACACTATATCCCCCCTTGTAACATTTCCGGTGAAGCAATAATATAGTTGACTGACTTTGAAAAATACGATAAGAATATACATGACAACTTTTAACCTTAACCCAATCTTATAAGGAGGAAACTATCATGAAAATGAACAAGTTTATTATTCTCTCTTCATTTATGGTCCTGATCTTTGCCATGCTTTTCGGCGGCAGCAAATTAGTACCTGATGCATCTGCGCACTGCGACACCATGAACGGGCCGGTTATTAAACAGGCGCAAAAAGCATTAGATGCAGGGGATGTAAACCTTATCCTTATGTGGGTGCAGAAGAAAGATGTAGCTGTGATTAAAAAGGCTTTTGATAGTACGTTATCTGTACGTAAGTTAAACCCGCAGGCGAAAGAACTTGCCGACATGTATTTTTTTGAAACATTGGTCCGTATTCATCGCGAGGGCGAAGGCGCGCCGTATACAGGGATAAAATCTGCCGATGCAGTGGTCGAGCCCGGCATAGACGCAGCTGATAAGGCTATAGAGAACGGTTCTGTTGACCATCTGGCTGAAGAGATCTCCACTATTGTCGCAAACGGGATACGCGAACGTTTTAAAGATGTAATGGAAAAAAAGAAACACATTAATGAAAGTGTAGACGCCGGGCGTGAGTACGTTGAATCATATGTTACGTTCATTCATTATGTAGAAAAGCTTCACCTTGCTGCTTCTGAAGGCAGCGAACATCATGCTGCTCCGGCAGAAGCAGGAACAGAAAAGAAGCATGTACATTGATATTCAGAGCGGCAGAACCGGGAGGCGGATATGGCAGATGAAGATCTCATAGGATTAAGAAGGCTCTATTCAGGATTTATGGCTTCAAGGGTAATACTCACGGCGAATAACCTCGGAGTCTTTGACCATCTGAAAAAACCTTCGGCAGCTTCAGCTGTTTCAAAAAAAATAAAGACCGATGCTCGTGCCATGGAGATAGTGCTTGATGCGCTTACCGGCATTGGTTTGGTTATTAAAAGTAAAGATGGAAAGTATCGCAATGCTCCTGTAAGCACCCGCTATCTTGTGAAAGGCGCCAGCCTCTATCAGGGTGATATCGTCAGGCACGCATCAGGCATGTGGGAAGGTTTCTCTCATCTTGACGAAGTGGTCAGAACAGGCCGCCCGGCAGAGCGCAGGCGCGACCATGAGGCGTTTATCATGGGGATGCATAACCTCACCATCCTCCGTACAGAGAGCCTTATTAAAGCGATCGGGATCAAAGATGTAAAGACGATGCTCGACCTCGGCGGCGGCCCCGGCACCAATGCGATGGCTATGGCAAAGAAGGGAGTGAAGGCAACAATCTTCGACCTGCCAGCGACGATAGCGATCGCCAAAAAGGTCGCGCGCCGCGATGGGATAAAGGGCATCACTTACATTGCCGGGGATTTTCATGTGGACAGTATAGGCTCAGGATATGACCTCATCCTCTTAAGCCAGATCTTGCATGCCTTTTCAATCGAGGAGAATATCGCGCTTTTGAGAAAGTGCATGACAGCCCTCAATCCCGGAGGCAGGGTAGTTGTGCAGGAGTTCCCAATCAACGAAGCCCGCACAGCCCCGCCGCATAGCGCTATCTTCTCAGTGAACATGCTAATGAGTACGCCAAATGGCCGGTGCTACACTACCAAAGAGATCAAACATTGGCTTTCTGAAACAGGGTATAAAAAGATAGCTGTGAAGAATACACCTGAGACGGTATGTATTGAGGGGAGAAAAGAGTGAAACTATTTTGTGATTGTATTTAGATTGTCATAGTG from Thermodesulfovibrionia bacterium includes the following:
- a CDS encoding DUF6448 family protein; this encodes MKMNKFIILSSFMVLIFAMLFGGSKLVPDASAHCDTMNGPVIKQAQKALDAGDVNLILMWVQKKDVAVIKKAFDSTLSVRKLNPQAKELADMYFFETLVRIHREGEGAPYTGIKSADAVVEPGIDAADKAIENGSVDHLAEEISTIVANGIRERFKDVMEKKKHINESVDAGREYVESYVTFIHYVEKLHLAASEGSEHHAAPAEAGTEKKHVH
- a CDS encoding methyltransferase, which gives rise to MADEDLIGLRRLYSGFMASRVILTANNLGVFDHLKKPSAASAVSKKIKTDARAMEIVLDALTGIGLVIKSKDGKYRNAPVSTRYLVKGASLYQGDIVRHASGMWEGFSHLDEVVRTGRPAERRRDHEAFIMGMHNLTILRTESLIKAIGIKDVKTMLDLGGGPGTNAMAMAKKGVKATIFDLPATIAIAKKVARRDGIKGITYIAGDFHVDSIGSGYDLILLSQILHAFSIEENIALLRKCMTALNPGGRVVVQEFPINEARTAPPHSAIFSVNMLMSTPNGRCYTTKEIKHWLSETGYKKIAVKNTPETVCIEGRKE